A stretch of the Desulforamulus ferrireducens genome encodes the following:
- the def gene encoding peptide deformylase has translation MAVYKIVEIGDEVLREKAKPVKEITPNIIKLLDNMADTMYAANGVGLAAPQIGVSKRVIVIDVGEGLIELINPEILEAAGNVVDTEGCLSVPGMIGEVARADRLVVKGLNRQGETVTYKAKGWLARAFQHEIDHLEGIVFVDRATNLRKAE, from the coding sequence ATGGCAGTTTACAAAATCGTGGAAATTGGTGATGAAGTATTACGGGAGAAGGCAAAGCCTGTTAAGGAGATTACCCCCAATATCATTAAATTGTTAGATAACATGGCTGATACCATGTATGCCGCCAACGGGGTGGGTTTAGCAGCACCGCAGATTGGAGTATCTAAAAGAGTAATCGTTATTGATGTCGGCGAAGGCCTCATTGAACTAATCAACCCTGAGATCCTTGAAGCAGCGGGAAATGTTGTGGATACAGAGGGATGTCTGTCGGTACCTGGTATGATCGGTGAGGTGGCCAGAGCGGATAGATTGGTGGTAAAGGGTTTAAACCGCCAGGGCGAAACAGTGACTTACAAGGCTAAAGGATGGTTAGCACGGGCCTTTCAACACGAAATTGATCATTTAGAAGGCATTGTCTTTGTGGATCGGGCCACTAACCTGAGAAAAGCAGAATAA
- the priA gene encoding primosomal protein N': MLYAEVAVNVPVRLNQTFHYRVPEALAQQVQKYSRVEVPFANRVVQGFIVGFSAPPATAKIKDIKRVVEKETFLNDELLTTARWLVERYLCSLGDALQCIAGPPGVKRKSPETVLIAQVDQVTLKGLSKAPKQKEALELAMLNPGLTKNQLSQLAGVSLSVVNALLAKGYLKEVPVHGVTNDAPVDWPKLTLEQVSAVQQVKEALNTKQPSAWLLYGVTGSGKTEVYLRTIKEVLRQQRQAIVLVPEISLTPQMVERFRSRFGDKVALLHSGLSQGERYAEKERIKSGEAAVVLGARSAIFAPTPDLGLIIIDEEHETSYKQEETPKYHAREVALQRAAQCKAAVILGSATPALESFCRARPGGPYKLLTLTKRIEDRALPSIQIVDLRQELSLGNRSIFSLTLQRALARRLANQEKCILFLNRRGLASIVVCRQCGQVMKCPRCDISLTLHSDGWLKCHYCSHQTRSPASCPHCSSRIIRSFGIGTQRVEEEMKRLFPSCQVLRMDADTTTRKGSHEELLDAFIHGEAQVLIGTQMIAKGLDIPQVTLVGVISADITLHMPDFRAAERTFQLLTQVAGRAGRGKTPGEVIIQTYDPAHFSIKAAQKHDYLKFYQQEMITRQALQYPPFSHLIRVLFSGINEADVMAAAQWWQDQLAAAKQAAGFSQVEILGPAPAGIPKIKDRYRWQLIIKGTMSKEIRNIAAKVLEQAGLRFKQVAVSIDVDPI; this comes from the coding sequence ATGCTTTATGCCGAAGTTGCCGTCAATGTACCGGTACGTTTAAATCAAACCTTTCATTACCGGGTACCAGAAGCCTTAGCACAGCAAGTGCAAAAATATTCTCGGGTGGAGGTACCCTTTGCCAATAGAGTGGTCCAGGGGTTTATTGTTGGTTTTAGTGCACCCCCGGCTACGGCTAAAATAAAGGATATTAAAAGGGTTGTTGAAAAAGAAACCTTCTTAAATGATGAGTTATTGACCACAGCCCGTTGGCTGGTTGAAAGATATTTATGCAGTTTGGGTGATGCTTTGCAGTGTATTGCCGGCCCTCCCGGTGTTAAAAGAAAATCACCGGAAACTGTTTTAATAGCCCAGGTGGACCAGGTTACCCTGAAGGGTTTAAGCAAAGCTCCTAAACAAAAGGAAGCCCTAGAACTGGCCATGCTTAACCCAGGACTTACCAAAAACCAGCTGTCCCAATTGGCCGGGGTATCCTTGTCTGTGGTGAATGCTCTATTGGCCAAGGGTTACCTGAAGGAGGTACCAGTCCACGGAGTAACCAATGACGCGCCGGTGGATTGGCCAAAACTTACCTTAGAACAAGTGAGTGCAGTCCAGCAGGTTAAGGAAGCACTCAACACTAAGCAGCCTTCGGCTTGGCTGCTCTATGGGGTTACCGGCAGTGGTAAGACTGAAGTCTACTTAAGAACCATTAAGGAGGTTCTGCGGCAGCAGCGACAGGCCATAGTTTTGGTGCCGGAAATTTCCTTAACACCCCAAATGGTAGAGAGATTTCGCTCCCGTTTTGGTGACAAAGTAGCCCTGCTACATAGTGGCCTTTCCCAGGGGGAAAGATATGCGGAAAAAGAACGCATTAAGTCAGGAGAAGCAGCGGTGGTATTGGGTGCCCGTTCTGCTATTTTTGCTCCTACACCCGATTTAGGCTTGATTATCATTGACGAAGAACATGAAACCTCCTACAAGCAGGAGGAAACACCCAAATATCATGCCCGGGAGGTAGCTTTACAACGGGCTGCCCAGTGCAAGGCCGCTGTCATCCTGGGTAGTGCCACCCCGGCTCTGGAGAGTTTTTGTCGAGCCAGACCTGGGGGCCCCTATAAATTACTCACTCTCACAAAACGTATAGAGGATCGGGCCCTGCCCAGCATACAAATTGTGGATTTGCGTCAGGAACTTAGTTTAGGTAATCGCAGTATTTTTAGTCTTACTTTACAGCGGGCGTTGGCCCGACGGTTGGCCAATCAGGAAAAGTGTATTCTATTTCTTAATCGGCGGGGGTTAGCCAGTATTGTGGTGTGCCGTCAATGTGGTCAGGTGATGAAGTGTCCCAGATGTGATATTTCTTTAACCTTACACAGTGACGGTTGGCTCAAGTGTCACTACTGCAGCCACCAAACACGCTCACCGGCCAGTTGCCCCCACTGTTCCAGTCGCATTATCAGGAGCTTTGGTATTGGTACCCAGCGGGTAGAAGAGGAAATGAAAAGGTTATTTCCCAGCTGCCAAGTTTTACGCATGGATGCAGATACCACAACCCGTAAGGGGTCCCATGAAGAATTACTGGATGCCTTTATTCATGGAGAAGCCCAGGTGCTTATTGGTACCCAAATGATTGCCAAAGGGCTTGATATACCGCAGGTAACTTTGGTGGGAGTAATTAGTGCGGACATTACCTTGCATATGCCGGATTTTCGAGCCGCAGAGAGAACCTTCCAATTATTAACCCAGGTGGCCGGCCGAGCGGGGAGGGGAAAGACGCCGGGCGAGGTAATTATCCAAACCTATGATCCCGCACACTTTAGCATAAAAGCAGCTCAAAAGCATGATTACCTCAAGTTTTACCAGCAGGAAATGATTACCCGTCAGGCCTTACAATATCCGCCCTTTAGTCACCTGATTAGGGTATTATTCAGTGGTATTAATGAAGCCGATGTTATGGCAGCCGCCCAGTGGTGGCAAGACCAATTAGCCGCCGCCAAGCAGGCAGCCGGTTTTTCACAGGTAGAAATCCTGGGTCCAGCCCCTGCTGGTATCCCCAAAATAAAAGATCGTTACCGTTGGCAGTTAATTATCAAAGGTACCATGAGTAAAGAAATTAGAAACATAGCCGCTAAGGTGCTTGAACAGGCCGGACTAAGGTTTAAGCAGGTAGCGGTGAGTATAGATGTGGACCCTATATAG
- the fmt gene encoding methionyl-tRNA formyltransferase → MRIVFMGTPDFAAASLQALIDHRQQVLAVVTQPDRPKGRGKQVQAPPVKQLALQHNIPVLQPSNIRTEEFYHTLQELQPECIVVVAYGKILPPAILHLPPKGCINVHASLLPQYRGSAPIHWAVINGERTTGVTTMFMDEGMDTGDMILKKQLTIDHHDNVGVVHDRLAKMGAELLVETLELLEHNKAPRQPQDHSQATYAPMLKKEHELIDWHKSAPAIHNHVRGMNPWPGTYTLWQGKVLKIWRTDIPQTREINSLPGTVLEESSAGILVQTGQGQILIQELQLQGGKRMEVGEFLKGKKLTPGTILGSQEGDEAP, encoded by the coding sequence ATGCGTATTGTTTTTATGGGTACTCCGGATTTTGCCGCAGCTTCCCTGCAAGCTTTAATTGATCACAGACAACAAGTTTTGGCTGTGGTTACGCAACCGGATCGTCCCAAAGGGAGAGGCAAGCAAGTACAGGCGCCTCCGGTAAAACAGCTGGCATTACAACATAATATTCCTGTTCTCCAGCCGTCTAACATCAGAACAGAGGAATTTTACCATACCTTACAAGAGTTACAGCCGGAATGTATTGTGGTAGTGGCCTATGGTAAGATATTACCCCCGGCCATACTACATTTACCACCGAAGGGTTGTATCAATGTACATGCGTCACTATTACCTCAGTACCGTGGGTCGGCGCCCATTCATTGGGCTGTGATCAATGGTGAGAGGACAACCGGCGTAACAACCATGTTTATGGATGAGGGTATGGATACCGGGGATATGATCCTGAAAAAGCAGCTCACCATTGACCACCATGATAACGTAGGTGTGGTACATGATCGCTTAGCGAAGATGGGTGCCGAACTATTGGTGGAGACCTTAGAGCTGCTGGAACATAATAAGGCCCCTCGGCAACCCCAGGATCATAGTCAGGCTACCTATGCTCCCATGCTCAAAAAGGAGCATGAGTTAATAGATTGGCATAAGTCAGCCCCAGCCATCCACAATCATGTCAGAGGTATGAATCCCTGGCCGGGCACCTATACTCTCTGGCAGGGGAAGGTGCTGAAGATATGGCGTACAGATATTCCACAAACCCGGGAAATAAATTCACTGCCAGGCACAGTTTTAGAAGAGTCCTCCGCTGGCATACTAGTACAAACGGGACAGGGGCAAATATTAATTCAAGAGCTACAACTCCAGGGCGGTAAGAGAATGGAGGTTGGGGAATTTCTCAAAGGTAAAAAATTAACCCCTGGGACAATCCTGGGCAGTCAAGAAGGAGATGAGGCCCCGTGA